In Zingiber officinale cultivar Zhangliang chromosome 9B, Zo_v1.1, whole genome shotgun sequence, the genomic window ATTGTATCTCTTGCAAGAAAATAAGCAAGAGAACTCATTCCAGATCTTCTCTCTCTCAAATACTGCAGCTTTTCAAGTGAAAATGACCTTAAAGCACCAATCTGACCTAAGAGAGCTGCAACAGAGTAAACAAAGCTCAACTAATTACAGTTTGTAGTGAAAAATGGGAGTTTTTTCACTTACTAATTTAAAAGACAGTTCGGCAAGTTAGACAatagttaatttttattttcaagatAGTTCCACATGGTGGCAAAAGATGAACACGCTCGCCCCCGCCAACcagtcccagggccaacacggaagaggtaaatcacggacgactactagcctttggaatagtgactagcacataagggaggcatttaccatCAAGATAGTTCCACATGCTAAAAGAAATGGTGACCTGAGAAGAACTGAACCATATGACCCAATACTAATAATTGCAAACTATTAATTGTTAGTATTTGGCTGAAAACATTGATCGACCTAGCATTTACTATTGACAATGGTAATCACTGCTATAAAATTTCACATTAATGATCAGCATATACACCTGAACCAAAAAATTCTACATTATTTTGTAAAATGGTTCCGATCCAAGCAATTTTTCACAGTCAAAATAGTTGGCATGTTTTCCATTGCTGCACATTAAAGTAAATTTTCACTATAGTTGTTCAACAGCcataaaacaaaatactaacgTGAATATTATCAATTCTACATCTTATAAGATGAAGTTGTATGTCCTTCCTCATCCTTTAGGAGTATACTAAAAACTTGAACTATACTCCGATATTACCAAATTAAAGCCAAATAACAGTCATCATGATCAGTAAATTTTAAAGCAACTTTATTTACTCACAAATGATAGTTCAAAGAAGTGAAAATCATCTTCAACTTACAAACAGCTATAATAGTGTACGTGTAACTAGCTGCTCCTAAATTTGAGTCGTTTGCTTTAGAAAGTATTCCTAAGCAAACTCCAGCTAGACCAAGAATCAAATAATCCACAGCTTGGGATGTAGCTTCACGCAATCGCTGCTTGGATACCCTGTAGTCACAAGTGCAGTCCATGTTCCATTACAACTTACACCATTATTGAGAGTAATTTTATTCAACGATAAAAAATTACCTTCCAAGATAATACTTGTACTGGTAAAGTTTACCAGGAGTTCTTCGGTTTGCTAAATCTTTGGATTTTGAAAAAACATTCTCCAAGTGTTCTTTCTTTTCTCCTAGCGCACCTTTTACACCTCCCCAAAAATCAATAGAACCAGATACCTCATCTGAGCCACtgttaacagagtttgttctatcTCTAAATGATGAATGGACAGAATTGAGCTCATTTTTCATATCAGGGGGTACTGGATACCCGTTATGCAACATCCATATCACTGGCAGCTGGCTAGATTTAATACCTGTACTTGTGCTCAACTTTACCATGCCCTCTAGAATATCAATAAAGTAGTCCGGAGGATTGACACGATCAGGAACTTTAATCTCTAGGCCTGCAAAGTATTCTTCAACGTTCTTAACTGGTCCTTGATATGCAACTAAACCACCTTTTGCCAAAAGTATTAAATCATCGAACATGTTGAATAAAGTATAGCTGAAACACCAAACAAAAATAGTCGTATTATTCTCATGGAAAATAATCACAATGCATGACTTTTAAATTCAGAGGAATTAATGACTAATCGAACTacattaaacattttttttacagAACTATTATTAAAATTACAAATGACAGTTAAACTTCCCAAATCAAGTTGGATACTTAGATATTCTTTCCATAAAAGTGTGATAGATATTGAAGCTTCAATTTCCAAAGTCAGATCGGAGTACTATCCACTATTATTCAACAATTTTTCTGTTTCAATTCCAAATTTTTCTAGCCTAACTATCAGGAGGACGTGAAATTTGTAgtctataatttaaaaaaaaatcttctaaatGCTAGAAAAAAGTTAGATTGCAATACTTTCACAACACAATGAACAATAAATGGAGCTCTCAAGAGCTTCTCCATggaatcaaatatataataaacTACAAACACAAAGCAAGTAATTAAGTTTCCATAGTAGTCAAGCTAGAATATTTACCGGCCTAATGATGGACTGCTGAGAGATCCCTAGTGATCTACACTCCATGTTAGAAAATAGAGGCTATAAGGTGTGTTCATCACTTTCTTTGAAAGTGATAATTGCTCTCACTATAGATGTTAATTTCACTTCCAGAATACCAATCTAGGAAACTTGCAATCACCATCATTGAAGGTTTATCTTCGTAATTTCAATGTCATAATCTGAAATGGATATATAGAGATTCTACTGATAATTTAGCTATTAAAAATATTTGATGCACATTTTTCCAAAGATAGTGTTGTGCATCATTGATGCACATGAGTTTGTTTTTGTGGGCCAATAGGGACTATTAGACCCAACTATGGCTCAAACATTGAGCAAACTTTTTCTAACGGATTTTTTGAATGATTTTTAACACTGTGATAGTTGTGAATGCGGCAACTATGGATCTTCCCACTAGTAGAGCATTCTGGAGCCTAGAAGACGTCATGGAGtgcataattttttataatttggtTAAAAATCCAAATTATATGTTTAATTGAGTAATAATTATTTAGAATAGGATGTAAATTAGGATTAATTCAGGTTAAATGAAAGGTTTAACTTAGTTTGGCTCCATAAAGGCTGAATTGCATCACCCAGTCTAGACAATACATGGGGTGGGATAGTTGAAATAAGTGACACGAGAAACATGTAATTTTTACCTTTTTCCATGGTTTCGGTTTCGATACACAAGAACAGTGCATATCACCTATGACAACCAggacaaaattttaaattacgaGTTAAAGACTATAATCTATCTACATTTAACACAAATCAACCAGGCATCAAAAATGATATCAGACTAGTATTTGAATCTTGCAAAGATGTGTCAGTTTTACAATCCATGATGTTGTATGCATTTGTAAATCTTATATGTAACTTGCACATTTGATTTTACAGGAAATGCTTTGAAAAAATAAGTGATGAAAACCAAAACCAAACTCTAGCACACTATTTTTCTCACACGAACCTGGGCTGGTGGACCACCATGCTGATGTTTACCCCTTCAAGTGCCTCACGACGAAGAGCTCTCATCAGCAGAAGAGATGAAGTACTGTCCAGACCAGATGTTGGTTCATCGAGTATCAAAAGAGATGGTTCCATGACCATCTCTAACCCCACATTTACTCGCTTTCTTTGACCACCAGATATTCCACGCTTCTCCACTGTTCCAACCAAGGAACTTCGTACAGCTTGCAAACCCAAAGATTCTATTGTTCGTTCGACAATTAGAACTTTATTAACTTTTGGCATTTCTGCAGAAAGTCTAACAAGGGAAAACAAATGTTACATTGGTAATTGGTGCACTTAACTCCTTATTTAGCAAAGACATATACATATATCAACCAAACAAGTTATGATAcaattagaagaagaaaaaagaagagaGACTTTAACCTTCcaaataaaaattatgaaataGAAAGAAAATACAATATGTGAACATTTTCATGAATTGACTAAGCAAAAATTGAAGCTAGTTAGCATGCACCCAAGACAAGTTAGGAATCCAGTGCAAGGGTATGGCAAGCACTAATTTACAGTATATATGTTTGCTTTTTCAATCAAATGAATAGCTTCCATAACCAAAATTCTGGTATTTATCTCAATAAGAAGCAACAAACATGCAAGGAATATATGCAATCTATCTGACATATGAAATAGCTATGTACTTGGATGTTAATCTATGTTGTACAGTGTCGGATACCAACACAAACACTGATTCTTCAAGTTGACATTCATTATTTCAATTGATCACGTGTAAAAAGTTTTAGATATGGTAGTAGTGTCAGATACTTGGATCTACACCCATGTTGCATAGTTACCCAAGTTCAAGTAACATAGTGAAATAATATGAAGATAAGTAGAATGTAGGTGTTAAAACATAGAGTATGTCAACTTTTTGAATCGACAAGTCCTAGAATATTTTATACATGCAACATTAGACATACACatgcaaaaacaaaaagaaaaaatgagATAATAAAATGCAAAAGATAAGTGGAAATGCTTGACAAGATCTAGGATCCTTTAAGCATGAGTATAAAATCTTCAGTCAGTAACGATAGTTATTCAGATTTCTGATTATGACAATGACAGATCATATTCCCATAAATGCTCATCTTTAAATATAAGTCATGTTCAAACTAGCATAAGAGAAAGATTTTGACATTAAAAGTAGCTCATGAGATTACAGGTGATAATTTTTACTAACTCAATTACCTATTTTATATTGTGCCCATCTCTTACCTGCAGTTAGCACTGAACCAAAGATTTTCCTCCACTGTCAGGTTTCCATGAACAATATCATCTTGTGGCACAAAGCCAATAATCTTTTTGTATGACTGGATAGGTTCAACCTTTCCATTTATCAAAACTGATCCTGTTGTTTGACATCCAGATATTTTTCCAGCCAAAGCAGTAAGAAAGGTAGTTTTCCCTGCACCAGATGGACCCATGATTGCAGTTACATGTCCCGGAATAAATTTCCCAGTTACACTCTTCAGAAGTTGCTTCTTGCTTCTCTTAAGAATTAACGTTAGATCCTGGAAAGCAATCTCTATAACTGGTCTTGTTCTTACTTCATTCTTTGTGGCCATTGAGATTACTCCTGAGAAGGTCAACTTCTTATTTTCCTGTTGTTCAACTTTCTCTTTTTCAATTTCACTATATGCAAACTTGAAAATTTGAGTACGAGTATGCTTAAATTTGTCTTTAATTGTGTTCTTCTTAGGGGTTTTGCCCCCAATATTTGAATGGGGACCTTCAGCTTTCTCAAAGTTCTTTTCTGATGAATTTGGCACATTATGAAGAATAGATATTTCCTCAATCTCTGATGTTAATACATCTGAAGACTGCCTGGATATATCAGCAACATTTTGTGGCTCTTGAAGTTCATTGGATATTTTGTGTGAAAATGTCCCAGATATCTGTTTTTGGATATCAACTGCATGCCTGATTGCAACATTTTTTGCAGTTTTCCACCTTTCACGAGCTTGCACAGCTTCTCTAGCAACCTTGGCAGCAGCTTCCCTGGATTCAGCCCGTCTTCTTTCCCGGTATGAGAGAATGTGATCAGAGAAATTGTATATTATCAACAACAGCAAAATTAAAGCAACCTACAATAGTCAGAAAGGAACTATGACTAACAGATAGTTATCAAGTAAAGCTGTTTGGCTCTTCTTCAAAAAAAAGGAATATCATAGTGAAAAATATAAGGTAAATTCATGCATTTACAATTTTTCTCACAAAAGAACACTGTAAAGAAAAAGTGGATCACACAACTGGAAGCTAAAAATCGGTCAAATTTTCAATCTCTGTAAAAAGAAAATCACCAAGCATGACGATTAGACATGTTTAATTCTTTAACTCTAATGGCATATAATGTGTATGTTAGAAAAAGAATGACAAATTGTGGTGAACTAATGAATGCAAATGACTAAACCCTCTTGAACTTGAAACAAACATCATTTTCTAGGTTACAGTATGAGTTTAAATCTAATGGTTGCATTTTTGTTTTCCACAGCTTAGCAATTACCACCTTTGATATTATTTGTAAATGAATACTAAATTTTTCCTCTACCAATATGTGTTCAGAAACTTTTTTTCAGTCTACATTTGTGACTAAACATCTGAAAATCCAAAACAACGGGTAAATAATATATGTAACCATGAGTGAGTCAAGATTCAGGATTGGAACCTGATAAGGTTACTTAGGTCAACCCTACCAAACCTATTTAAGTAATCAGGTTAAATGAGTTTTGTGTGTCTCATGATTCGTTTATAAATAAGTTATATGGGAGAATAATCCTTTTAGAAAACAAAAAGGTCACCCCAATATCTAACGAGGTTAAGAACTTAGGATTACTAATTGttaatatgaaactaacttttGACACTAGTGCTTTAGAATTTGTAAACAATCAAGTATGATTTAAAATCTCGATCTTTATAAGAGTTTCGATTTATAACCGAACTATACGGTTTcgatatcatatcatgtcatgccGATAGGATTtcggtatttttaaaatataaaatatattaattaaaaatacaaaatttaacctaaatattaaataataaaatatttttttgaaaaatatatatatgggaTCAGtggataaataaaaaatttataatatattttttaaaaataaaataataatatatatattaaattaatgggataattttattagggtttgatTAAGTCTAATTAGATTATCTCTATTGTAGTTACgagttgattgaaattattaataTTAGTTTAATTAAAGGCTAAGTTTTAAATCACGCACCCGTGGGGGTCGCTTGAGATCGTGGTGGGGTCGCAGCGACCTCCGTGACCTTGCAAGGGGTCGCGGCGATCTCCCTAACCCTGCGAGAGGTCACTACGGCCTCCACGGGATTGTGATGACCTCTCGCGGGATAGCGGCAACTTCTATGACCTCCCATGGGGTCACAGAGGCTATAGTGTCAATGCCAGGAGGCGGACGAAATGGTAAATTTCGTTCGTTTCACCAGCACAATActaacttttaaatcatgagaTCAACGTAAGATATGCGTGGGAGGCACATACTTCATAGCCAAAATTTGAAACCCAATCCCAAACAAGCCTACATTAGATTTAACTCAAACACTAATGGAATTCAATGATCCTGCCTAGTAAATGTACTAAATTGGAGGGATTTAATATACTAGAAGATACTCATTCCACAAGTGACTCATATTGAACTAGCTGTATATCTTAGTGTAGAGCAGCAAGTGCTTAGACAACATTAACATATGTTTCTAGATAAAGTATATCAGATTCTATTCAAGAAAAATAAATTGCTAACTGGTCAGAATAGTACAATTTAAGAATCCACTTTGTAGTGCACACTCCAGGTTTCATTagcaacaaaaagaaataaagcaataaatCAGACAATAATGGAACATCAGGATAAATGGATAATGTGCAATATGTCTTTTTTACTTAACTGATCTAATTTTATACTGATCCATTTCTATTGCAATAACCTAACTCATTCCAGTGCAATCCAAAACAAGACAACTATTCTGTTGGAATAACCTAACTCATTGCAATGCATTCCAAAACAAGTCAATTAATTTACTCCTAATTTATAATGTTTTATTGTGTCTATTCTATTGTATTGCTAACAAATGGGAAAATATAATGAGTTTTCTATTGCATACCTATCGACATATGGTAAAAGTATATTATCAACAATGTTCAATGATTTAATCTTCTTGGGAAATGAAAAATAATCAATAAAGCAGTCTTGCATGCACCATtgataatgaaaataaaattaatacaaaATATATAGCCACAAGTATACTCAAGGAATCACTTGCATTGGGTCATTGAGAATGTAAAGGATCAGCCCAAAAAGTCAAGAAATGAAAATACTTATAGATTATCAAAGCTATTTTCAAATGGAGAACAGGACAAAAGGCTTTAGAGTTAGTCATATCATCACACAATTGATAGAGACAGAGGTTTAAAGGCCAAACATTAAGACAAGAATATAACCAAGTCACTTGCTTGCTTAATAAACAGCATACCATCACTAAAGCACCAAAAATTGTGATATTTTGATTATAGGAATTTGCATTGCATGAGCTAGACTTGAAGCAACCTACAATAAAGCTGTTAGTTAACTTTGTTCAAGAAATGACATAATATccatataattatatatttatatacataaaagCAAATTTATAGAAGCATGCTGCATTATCATGCACA contains:
- the LOC122022512 gene encoding ABC transporter G family member 28-like; translation: MGSTYEKSCFKSSSCNANSYNQNITIFGALVMVALILLLLIIYNFSDHILSYRERRRAESREAAAKVAREAVQARERWKTAKNVAIRHAVDIQKQISGTFSHKISNELQEPQNVADISRQSSDVLTSEIEEISILHNVPNSSEKNFEKAEGPHSNIGGKTPKKNTIKDKFKHTRTQIFKFAYSEIEKEKVEQQENKKLTFSGVISMATKNEVRTRPVIEIAFQDLTLILKRSKKQLLKSVTGKFIPGHVTAIMGPSGAGKTTFLTALAGKISGCQTTGSVLINGKVEPIQSYKKIIGFVPQDDIVHGNLTVEENLWFSANCRLSAEMPKVNKVLIVERTIESLGLQAVRSSLVGTVEKRGISGGQRKRVNVGLEMVMEPSLLILDEPTSGLDSTSSLLLMRALRREALEGVNISMVVHQPSYTLFNMFDDLILLAKGGLVAYQGPVKNVEEYFAGLEIKVPDRVNPPDYFIDILEGMVKLSTSTGIKSSQLPVIWMLHNGYPVPPDMKNELNSVHSSFRDRTNSVNSGSDEVSGSIDFWGGVKGALGEKKEHLENVFSKSKDLANRRTPGKLYQYKYYLGRVSKQRLREATSQAVDYLILGLAGVCLGILSKANDSNLGAASYTYTIIAVSLLGQIGALRSFSLEKLQYLRERRSGMSSLAYFLARDTIDHFNIVVKPIVYLSMFYFFSNPRSSFADNYIIMLALLYCVTGIGYTFAICFQPGSAQLWSALLPVVLTLIATQRRNSQILANLCYPKWALEAFVIVNAKRYYGVWLITRCGVLQNFNYNINHWGLCLGVLFLYGFTFRCIAFICMVLLNKK